From the genome of Synechococcales cyanobacterium T60_A2020_003:
GTGAATGTGGCCGTTGACCATGCCGAGTGGCTGTTTTCCTGGGCATCCATCGGCACTCCTGTGGTGGTGCATTACTAACGCTTGCGCTCAGCGGTGGAAAGCGTCCGATCAAAAGCACTGAGCGTTTTTTTGTGGATAGTACCCACAAAAAAACGCTCAAATGAACGATGGAACTTAGGGCGATCGCCAGTAGAGATTACACGGCAACCGCAATATAGCCGCGATTCTTCAGACATTGATACACCTTCTCTACACTCTCTTCCAGGGTTTCGAGATCGGTGCGGCACTCCACTTCGGGATTGAGGGGCGGCTCGTAGGGGTCATCAATTCCGGTGAACTGCTTGATTTCACCCGCACGGGCACGCTTATACAACCCTTTGACATCCCGCTCTTCACACACATTCAGCGGTGCATTGACGAATACTTCTATGAAGTCGCCAACTTTGCTACGCACTTCGTCCCGAATGTCACGATAGGGCGAAATCGCGGACACCATCACAATGACGCCATTGCGGGTGAGCAAGTGGGATACAAAGCCAATCCGACGGATGTTTTCGTCCCGATCTTCCTTGCTGAAGCCTAGATCTTTGGTGAGGTTCTCCCGCACGATATCGCCATCTAGTACCTCAACCGCGTACCCCTCTGCCCGAAGTTTGGCTTCGAGGGCTTCACGAATGGTGGTTTTTCCAGCTCCGCTTAACCCCGTGAACCAAATGGTAACGCCACGTTGGTTTAGACCCATCTTTTTAGATACCTCTCTAACTAAACACTAAACACTCTAGACACCAGCAAGGCACTAATCCTCTTGACGGATACAACATTGCTTTGTGCAACAATCCTTAACTAAATGAGTAATTTTACCTGTTCTTCAAGACACATGGGACATTTGTGGCAAAAACTCGTGGAGCGATCGCCCTCCCTAAAACGCTCAAACCTAGGCATGACAAAGGCGATCGCCCTTTTTTTAACGCTTATAATTAGTGTTGGTCTGGGTGCCTGCGCCGGAGTAGGCATGGCTGCCGATTTCGATTCCACGGTAGTCAAGTCCGACCAGTTCTACACCTACCGTTCACACCATAGCGCCGACGGAATTGGCAAATTTTTCATGGGGCGCGAAATTGCCAAGGTGATGGGACACACTGAAGCCCTGTGGCTTGAACGTCCCAGTCGCGAGTTTTTAGAACAGCCCGAACTGGCGATCGCTGCTCTTGATTTGAAACCCACAGATGTAGTGGCAGACATTGGGGCCGGCACAGGCTACTTCAGCTTTCGGATAGCCTCAATCGTGTCCGAGGGGCGAGTGCTAGCCGTAGACGTTCAGCCGGAGATGATCGATATTCTTGAATTTTTGAAACAAGATTATCACGCTGAAAATGTAGCCCCTATCCTAGGGAGTATCACAAATCCAAAGCTTCCTACATCTAGCGTTGATCTTGCACTCTTGGTCGATGCCTACCATGAGTTTGAGTATCCCTATGAAATGATGCGGGCAGTGGCGGATGCTCTCAAGCCCGGTGGACGGGTTGCATTGATCGAATATCGAAAGGAAAATCCTTTGATTCCCATTAAGGGATTGCACAAAATGACGCAGCGGCAAGCCCGTCGTGAGTTACAAACCGTAGGGTTAACCTGGGAAACCACCATCGATAGTCTGCCTCAGCAACACCTGATGATCTTCCGCAAGCTTGAGACCCCCTCACCCTAACGACTCCCCATCGGGTTTGCCCCCAAGTGTATGTGGCTCTTCCCTTCTCCTCGATCTGTAGTGTCCTCAGCGATCGCCCTTGGCTGTCTGGGGCTTGCCGCCTGTCCAGTTACGGCTCAGTCCTTTTCCAGTCCCACCACCTTAGCGACGCGATTGCCCACGGTTAGCCCCTTTTTACAAGCCTATCGCGACACATCGGGACGCTTTGAAATTGCCCTGCCTGCGGACTATGCCGTTACGAATACTCCAACCGGCCTCCTATTTGCCTCGCCAGATGGGGGCTTTGGCGGCATGGTGGATACCGGATCAGCCCAGGGGCAATGGTTTAGCCTAGAGGATTTAGAAACAGCCCTAAAGACGGAATTTGAGCAGCGCCTCAGCCACATTACCTGGCAAGGATCCTATGCCCATAACCAGGGGGGCGTTCGCATCGATTGGGTGGGGGAAGATCCGGCAGGAAATCAGTTGGATGCGATTAGCTTTATCCAACAGCAGGGTGACACTATTTTCGTCTTGACCATGTGGGGTATTAATACGGCCTACAGCACCTACAACGACGATGCAGACGCTATTTTCGCAACGTACCGCATTCAGCCCTAAAACGAACTCAATCTAGGGGGGTGAGGGTTTCTGTTCTGCCTGCCCAGCGGTTGGCAGTTGAAATTATCTTGAGCTAAGTTAGTAGAGCTTTATCCTAAAATCTCCAACTTTAAGGACGGTTGGGACTATGGCGGAGGTCAATTCGACAGCGGCTTTGGCGATCGCCCATAGCCAAAAGAATTGATTGATCGCTACACCCAAATACTGTTATTTCAGTAGTCAAACTATTACATTTCAATGGAATATCTTCTCAAAGACGCATTACGGGCCGTTAGCATTCATAGCGGCTGGATGATTTGGAATCTTTTCCTTGCATTTATTCCCTTTGCCCTAAGTTTCTGGCTGTTTCGGCGGCGTACCCTTGTGCGGACTTGGCTGTGGTGGTTTGGGTTTGTGGTGTTTATCGCGTTTCTGCCCAACGCCCCTTACCTCCTCACCGACATTATTCACCTGATCCGGGCAACGCGGGCGGGATATTCCGCCTGGATTATTGCGGTCATTATTATTCCGCTCCATGTGTTTGCAATTATAGGCGGATTTGAATTTTACGTTGGCTCCTTGCTGAATCAGGGGCATTACCTCCGACGCTGTGGCGCAACGCGTTATATCATTCCTGCAGAACTTGCTGTTCACGCCCTGTGTGCTGTGGGCGTTTACCTCGGACGGTTCCGACGATTTAACAGTTGGGATCTCGTCACGAAGCCCGATTCGGTCATCGTGGGAATTTTGGATGACTTAACGACCAAAAAGCCCTTGTTAGCCATTGCGATTACGTTTGTGATGATCACGGTCGCCTATTTCATCATGAAGGAAATTACCCTGGGTTTAGGATTGCGAATTCAGTCTGTTCGCGAGGAACGCCGCAACCAGGCCAAACAAAAGGCCAGCTATCGGCTTGAATCTTGACATCGTTTGGTTGGGATTGAACGTGCCTAAGCAGGACGACTGGCTATCCTGAGTCCCGTCCGGTTCAGATGCCGAAAGTTAATTCGCGTTAATATAATGTTTAGTTTTGAGACTCCAAATATCTGGAACAATGGTTCCCTGGTTTTAATCCTGGAGCTTAGTTCATCTGGTTTTGTGGGAGAGGAGTGGTTTTAAGCATGGTTTGGGCGATCGCATGTTTCGTAGTAGCGTTTATTTTTGCCAGCTTTGTGGAGTATTGGATGCACCGTCTCATGCATGCATCCGCCAAGATTGGAGAACGGCATCGCGACCATCACCGTCGCAATGAAGGACAGGGCGTGATTTGGGAGTTTCGGGACT
Proteins encoded in this window:
- the cysC gene encoding adenylyl-sulfate kinase, which produces MGLNQRGVTIWFTGLSGAGKTTIREALEAKLRAEGYAVEVLDGDIVRENLTKDLGFSKEDRDENIRRIGFVSHLLTRNGVIVMVSAISPYRDIRDEVRSKVGDFIEVFVNAPLNVCEERDVKGLYKRARAGEIKQFTGIDDPYEPPLNPEVECRTDLETLEESVEKVYQCLKNRGYIAVAV
- a CDS encoding class I SAM-dependent methyltransferase, translated to MTKAIALFLTLIISVGLGACAGVGMAADFDSTVVKSDQFYTYRSHHSADGIGKFFMGREIAKVMGHTEALWLERPSREFLEQPELAIAALDLKPTDVVADIGAGTGYFSFRIASIVSEGRVLAVDVQPEMIDILEFLKQDYHAENVAPILGSITNPKLPTSSVDLALLVDAYHEFEYPYEMMRAVADALKPGGRVALIEYRKENPLIPIKGLHKMTQRQARRELQTVGLTWETTIDSLPQQHLMIFRKLETPSP
- a CDS encoding DUF1361 domain-containing protein, with the protein product MEYLLKDALRAVSIHSGWMIWNLFLAFIPFALSFWLFRRRTLVRTWLWWFGFVVFIAFLPNAPYLLTDIIHLIRATRAGYSAWIIAVIIIPLHVFAIIGGFEFYVGSLLNQGHYLRRCGATRYIIPAELAVHALCAVGVYLGRFRRFNSWDLVTKPDSVIVGILDDLTTKKPLLAIAITFVMITVAYFIMKEITLGLGLRIQSVREERRNQAKQKASYRLES